A section of the Cydia splendana chromosome 1, ilCydSple1.2, whole genome shotgun sequence genome encodes:
- the LOC134796994 gene encoding disks large 1 tumor suppressor protein isoform X7, whose protein sequence is MTERRKKKSHNGFLRKVSSLFNLDTAHVTTSEMKQLQVNGIEGGGPERTTGEDGNVYLTVVLSRAGGAGLGFSIAGGSDNPHIGDDPHIYVTKLIPGGAAAASQLQINDAILQVNETNVENVTHAEAVDALKKAGNTVRLKIKRPATEDTTNTSQSNKEDAVEIELVKGGSGLGFSIAGGVGNQHIPGDNGIYVTKIMAGGAAHRDGRLRVGDKLLMVKNTSRGDVDLDNVTHEDAVAALKATGERVQLVLVPGPRHSQPPGQPSPRSSRANTPSSVANSLRREDATDGTEEPRVVELEKGGQGLGFNIVGGEDGHGIYVSFLLAGGPAERSGQLRRGDRLLAVNDTDITGATHEQAAKALKGTGQNVKLTVVYRPQEYNKFEARINELKQHHTLLRTSQKRSLYVRALFDYDPIKDDGLPSRGLPFRYGDILHVTNASDDEWWQARRLDSTDPDAIGIIPSKKRWERKQRARDRQVKFQGQGTPVSTSQSTLERKKRTLSFSRRFPFMKSRDDGKSEDGSDQEPFMLCYTQEDTNADGEILYRVELPMMEEITLIYLEDESQDETVLSYETVQQLTISYTRPVIILGPLKDRINDDLISEFPDKFGSCVPHTTRQRRDYEVDGRDYHFVGSREQMERDIQNHLFIEAGQYNDNLYGTSVASVREVAEKGKHCILDVSGNAIKRLQVAQLYPIAIFIKPKSVESIMEMNKRMTEEQAKKTFERALKMEQEFAEYFTAVVTGDTPEEIYSKVKAVITAESGPSVWVPRREPL, encoded by the exons ATGACTGAGAGACGGAAGAAAAAATCGCATAATGGATTCCTAAGGAAGGTTTCCTCCCTTTTCAATCTTGACACG GCTCATGTTACAACATCTGAAATGAAGCAG TTACAGGTAAATGGAATTGAAGGTGGTGGTCCAGAGCGTACCACAGGCGAAGATGGGAATGTATACTTGACTGTAGTGTTGTCCCGGGCGGGCGGCGCTGGGCTGGGGTTCAGCATTGCCGGGGGCTCCGACAATCCGCACATCGGGGACGACCCACACATCTACGTCACCAAGTTGATACCAGGGGGCGCAGCCGCCGCTAGTCAGTTGCAGATTAATGACGCCATATTACAA GTTAATGAAACAAATGTAGAAAATGTGACACATGCTGAAGCGGTTGACGCACTTAAAAAGGCAGGGAACACTGTGAGACTG AAAATAAAACGGCCCGCAACCGAAGACACTACAAACACATCTCAAAGTAATAAGGAGGATGCAGTCGAAATAGAACTAGTAAAAGGAGGTTCAGGGTTGGGATTCAGCATAGCGGGTGGCGTGGGCAACCAACACATACCCGGGGACAACGGTATCTATGTCACAAAGATCATggccggcggcgcggcgcaccgcGACGGACGGTTGCGCGTCGGCGACAAACTGCTCATGGTCAAGAACACCTCT CGCGGTGACGTGGACCTGGACAACGTGACGCACGAGGACGCAGTGGCCGCGCTGAAGGCGACCGGCGAGCGCGTGCAGCTGGTGCTGGTGCCGGGCCCGCGCCACTCGCAGCCACCCGGCCAGCCCTCGCCGCGCAGCTCGCGCGCCAACACGC CGTCGAGCGTCGCCAACTCCCTCCGGCGGGAGGACGCGACGGACGGCACGGAGGAGCCGCGCGTGGTGGAGCTGGAGAAGGGCGGGCAGGGGCTGGGGTTCAACATCGTGGGCGGCGAGGACGGGCACGGCATCTACGTGTCCTTCCTGCTGGCCGGCGGGCCCGCCGAGCGCTCCGGCCAGCTGCGCCGCGGCGACCGCCTGCTGGCCGTCAACGACACCGACATCACCGGCGCCACGCACGAGCAGGCGGCCAAAGCTTTAAAG GGAACGGGACAGAATGTGAAGTTAACAGTTGTATATAGACCACAAGAATACAACAAGTTTGAAGCTCGAATCAATGAACTGAAACAGCATCACACTCTTTTGCGGACGTCACAGAAACGATCCTTGTATGTCAG AGCACTTTTCGACTATGACCCGATAAAGGACGACGGCCTACCCTCGCGGGGGCTTCCATTCCGATACGGCGACATTCTGCACGTAACCAACGCGTCCGACGACGAATGGTGGCAAGCCAG ACGGCTGGACTCGACGGACCCCGACGCCATCGGCATCATCCCGTCGAAGAAGCGCTGGGAGCGCAAGCAGCGCGCGCGCGACCGCCAGGTCAAGTTCCAGGGCCAGGGCACGCCCGTCAGCACG AGCCAATCAACTTTAGAAAGAAAGAAACGGACCTTGTCCTTCAGCAGGAGATTCCCCTTCATGAAGagcagagatgatggcaagtcTGAAGACGGATCCGACCAGGAAC CTTTCATGCTTTGTTATACACAAGAGGACACTAACGCCGATG GGGAAATCTTGTACCGAGTGGAACTTCCCATGATGGAGGAGATAACGCTCATTTATCTCGAGGACGAGA GTCAAGACGAGACGGTGTTGTCGTACGAGACGGTGCAGCAGCTGACGATCTCGTACACGCGGCCGGTGATCATCCTGGGGCCGCTCAAGGACCGCATCAACGACGACCTCATATCGGAGTTCCCGGACAAGTTCGGCAGCTGCGTGCCCC ACACAACGCGACAACGGCGCGACTACGAGGTGGACGGACGCGACTACCACTTCGTAGGCAGCCGGGAGCAGATGGAGAGGGACATTCAAAACCACCTGTTCATCGAGGCGGGCCAGTACAACGACAACCTGTACGGCACCTCCGTCGCTTCCGTCAGAGAGGTCGCCGAGAAG GGTAAACACTGCATTTTAGACGTGAGCGGAAATGCCATTAAGAGATTGCAAGTGGCACAACTTTATCCAATAGCCATATTTATTAAACCAAAGAGTGTAGAATCTATAAT ggAAATGAATAAGAGGATGACTGAGGAACAGGCAAAGAAAACTTTTGAGCGCGCTCTGAAAATGGAACAGGAGTTCGCCGAATACTTTACTG CGGTGGTGACGGGCGACACGCCGGAGGAGATCTACTCGAAGGTGAAGGCCGTGATCACGGCCGAGAGCGGCCCCAGCGTGTGGGTGCCGCGCCGCGAGCCGCTGTAG
- the LOC134796994 gene encoding disks large 1 tumor suppressor protein isoform X9 yields the protein MKQLQVNGIEGGGPERTTGEDGNVYLTVVLSRAGGAGLGFSIAGGSDNPHIGDDPHIYVTKLIPGGAAAASQLQINDAILQVNETNVENVTHAEAVDALKKAGNTVRLKIKRPATEDTTNTSQSNKEDAVEIELVKGGSGLGFSIAGGVGNQHIPGDNGIYVTKIMAGGAAHRDGRLRVGDKLLMVKNTSRGDVDLDNVTHEDAVAALKATGERVQLVLVPGPRHSQPPGQPSPRSSRANTPSSVANSLRREDATDGTEEPRVVELEKGGQGLGFNIVGGEDGHGIYVSFLLAGGPAERSGQLRRGDRLLAVNDTDITGATHEQAAKALKGTGQNVKLTVVYRPQEYNKFEARINELKQHHTLLRTSQKRSLYVRALFDYDPIKDDGLPSRGLPFRYGDILHVTNASDDEWWQARRLDSTDPDAIGIIPSKKRWERKQRARDRQVKFQGQGTPVSTSQSTLERKKRTLSFSRRFPFMKSRDDGKSEDGSDQEPFMLCYTQEDTNADGEILYRVELPMMEEITLIYLEDESQDETVLSYETVQQLTISYTRPVIILGPLKDRINDDLISEFPDKFGSCVPHTTRQRRDYEVDGRDYHFVGSREQMERDIQNHLFIEAGQYNDNLYGTSVASVREVAEKGKHCILDVSGNAIKRLQVAQLYPIAIFIKPKSVESIMEMNKRMTEEQAKKTFERALKMEQEFAEYFTAVVTGDTPEEIYSKVKAVITAESGPSVWVPRREPL from the exons ATGAAGCAG TTACAGGTAAATGGAATTGAAGGTGGTGGTCCAGAGCGTACCACAGGCGAAGATGGGAATGTATACTTGACTGTAGTGTTGTCCCGGGCGGGCGGCGCTGGGCTGGGGTTCAGCATTGCCGGGGGCTCCGACAATCCGCACATCGGGGACGACCCACACATCTACGTCACCAAGTTGATACCAGGGGGCGCAGCCGCCGCTAGTCAGTTGCAGATTAATGACGCCATATTACAA GTTAATGAAACAAATGTAGAAAATGTGACACATGCTGAAGCGGTTGACGCACTTAAAAAGGCAGGGAACACTGTGAGACTG AAAATAAAACGGCCCGCAACCGAAGACACTACAAACACATCTCAAAGTAATAAGGAGGATGCAGTCGAAATAGAACTAGTAAAAGGAGGTTCAGGGTTGGGATTCAGCATAGCGGGTGGCGTGGGCAACCAACACATACCCGGGGACAACGGTATCTATGTCACAAAGATCATggccggcggcgcggcgcaccgcGACGGACGGTTGCGCGTCGGCGACAAACTGCTCATGGTCAAGAACACCTCT CGCGGTGACGTGGACCTGGACAACGTGACGCACGAGGACGCAGTGGCCGCGCTGAAGGCGACCGGCGAGCGCGTGCAGCTGGTGCTGGTGCCGGGCCCGCGCCACTCGCAGCCACCCGGCCAGCCCTCGCCGCGCAGCTCGCGCGCCAACACGC CGTCGAGCGTCGCCAACTCCCTCCGGCGGGAGGACGCGACGGACGGCACGGAGGAGCCGCGCGTGGTGGAGCTGGAGAAGGGCGGGCAGGGGCTGGGGTTCAACATCGTGGGCGGCGAGGACGGGCACGGCATCTACGTGTCCTTCCTGCTGGCCGGCGGGCCCGCCGAGCGCTCCGGCCAGCTGCGCCGCGGCGACCGCCTGCTGGCCGTCAACGACACCGACATCACCGGCGCCACGCACGAGCAGGCGGCCAAAGCTTTAAAG GGAACGGGACAGAATGTGAAGTTAACAGTTGTATATAGACCACAAGAATACAACAAGTTTGAAGCTCGAATCAATGAACTGAAACAGCATCACACTCTTTTGCGGACGTCACAGAAACGATCCTTGTATGTCAG AGCACTTTTCGACTATGACCCGATAAAGGACGACGGCCTACCCTCGCGGGGGCTTCCATTCCGATACGGCGACATTCTGCACGTAACCAACGCGTCCGACGACGAATGGTGGCAAGCCAG ACGGCTGGACTCGACGGACCCCGACGCCATCGGCATCATCCCGTCGAAGAAGCGCTGGGAGCGCAAGCAGCGCGCGCGCGACCGCCAGGTCAAGTTCCAGGGCCAGGGCACGCCCGTCAGCACG AGCCAATCAACTTTAGAAAGAAAGAAACGGACCTTGTCCTTCAGCAGGAGATTCCCCTTCATGAAGagcagagatgatggcaagtcTGAAGACGGATCCGACCAGGAAC CTTTCATGCTTTGTTATACACAAGAGGACACTAACGCCGATG GGGAAATCTTGTACCGAGTGGAACTTCCCATGATGGAGGAGATAACGCTCATTTATCTCGAGGACGAGA GTCAAGACGAGACGGTGTTGTCGTACGAGACGGTGCAGCAGCTGACGATCTCGTACACGCGGCCGGTGATCATCCTGGGGCCGCTCAAGGACCGCATCAACGACGACCTCATATCGGAGTTCCCGGACAAGTTCGGCAGCTGCGTGCCCC ACACAACGCGACAACGGCGCGACTACGAGGTGGACGGACGCGACTACCACTTCGTAGGCAGCCGGGAGCAGATGGAGAGGGACATTCAAAACCACCTGTTCATCGAGGCGGGCCAGTACAACGACAACCTGTACGGCACCTCCGTCGCTTCCGTCAGAGAGGTCGCCGAGAAG GGTAAACACTGCATTTTAGACGTGAGCGGAAATGCCATTAAGAGATTGCAAGTGGCACAACTTTATCCAATAGCCATATTTATTAAACCAAAGAGTGTAGAATCTATAAT ggAAATGAATAAGAGGATGACTGAGGAACAGGCAAAGAAAACTTTTGAGCGCGCTCTGAAAATGGAACAGGAGTTCGCCGAATACTTTACTG CGGTGGTGACGGGCGACACGCCGGAGGAGATCTACTCGAAGGTGAAGGCCGTGATCACGGCCGAGAGCGGCCCCAGCGTGTGGGTGCCGCGCCGCGAGCCGCTGTAG
- the LOC134796994 gene encoding disks large 1 tumor suppressor protein isoform X10 — translation MKQVNGIEGGGPERTTGEDGNVYLTVVLSRAGGAGLGFSIAGGSDNPHIGDDPHIYVTKLIPGGAAAASQLQINDAILQVNETNVENVTHAEAVDALKKAGNTVRLKIKRPATEDTTNTSQSNKEDAVEIELVKGGSGLGFSIAGGVGNQHIPGDNGIYVTKIMAGGAAHRDGRLRVGDKLLMVKNTSRGDVDLDNVTHEDAVAALKATGERVQLVLVPGPRHSQPPGQPSPRSSRANTPSSVANSLRREDATDGTEEPRVVELEKGGQGLGFNIVGGEDGHGIYVSFLLAGGPAERSGQLRRGDRLLAVNDTDITGATHEQAAKALKGTGQNVKLTVVYRPQEYNKFEARINELKQHHTLLRTSQKRSLYVRALFDYDPIKDDGLPSRGLPFRYGDILHVTNASDDEWWQARRLDSTDPDAIGIIPSKKRWERKQRARDRQVKFQGQGTPVSTSQSTLERKKRTLSFSRRFPFMKSRDDGKSEDGSDQEPFMLCYTQEDTNADGEILYRVELPMMEEITLIYLEDESQDETVLSYETVQQLTISYTRPVIILGPLKDRINDDLISEFPDKFGSCVPHTTRQRRDYEVDGRDYHFVGSREQMERDIQNHLFIEAGQYNDNLYGTSVASVREVAEKGKHCILDVSGNAIKRLQVAQLYPIAIFIKPKSVESIMEMNKRMTEEQAKKTFERALKMEQEFAEYFTAVVTGDTPEEIYSKVKAVITAESGPSVWVPRREPL, via the exons ATGAAGCAG GTAAATGGAATTGAAGGTGGTGGTCCAGAGCGTACCACAGGCGAAGATGGGAATGTATACTTGACTGTAGTGTTGTCCCGGGCGGGCGGCGCTGGGCTGGGGTTCAGCATTGCCGGGGGCTCCGACAATCCGCACATCGGGGACGACCCACACATCTACGTCACCAAGTTGATACCAGGGGGCGCAGCCGCCGCTAGTCAGTTGCAGATTAATGACGCCATATTACAA GTTAATGAAACAAATGTAGAAAATGTGACACATGCTGAAGCGGTTGACGCACTTAAAAAGGCAGGGAACACTGTGAGACTG AAAATAAAACGGCCCGCAACCGAAGACACTACAAACACATCTCAAAGTAATAAGGAGGATGCAGTCGAAATAGAACTAGTAAAAGGAGGTTCAGGGTTGGGATTCAGCATAGCGGGTGGCGTGGGCAACCAACACATACCCGGGGACAACGGTATCTATGTCACAAAGATCATggccggcggcgcggcgcaccgcGACGGACGGTTGCGCGTCGGCGACAAACTGCTCATGGTCAAGAACACCTCT CGCGGTGACGTGGACCTGGACAACGTGACGCACGAGGACGCAGTGGCCGCGCTGAAGGCGACCGGCGAGCGCGTGCAGCTGGTGCTGGTGCCGGGCCCGCGCCACTCGCAGCCACCCGGCCAGCCCTCGCCGCGCAGCTCGCGCGCCAACACGC CGTCGAGCGTCGCCAACTCCCTCCGGCGGGAGGACGCGACGGACGGCACGGAGGAGCCGCGCGTGGTGGAGCTGGAGAAGGGCGGGCAGGGGCTGGGGTTCAACATCGTGGGCGGCGAGGACGGGCACGGCATCTACGTGTCCTTCCTGCTGGCCGGCGGGCCCGCCGAGCGCTCCGGCCAGCTGCGCCGCGGCGACCGCCTGCTGGCCGTCAACGACACCGACATCACCGGCGCCACGCACGAGCAGGCGGCCAAAGCTTTAAAG GGAACGGGACAGAATGTGAAGTTAACAGTTGTATATAGACCACAAGAATACAACAAGTTTGAAGCTCGAATCAATGAACTGAAACAGCATCACACTCTTTTGCGGACGTCACAGAAACGATCCTTGTATGTCAG AGCACTTTTCGACTATGACCCGATAAAGGACGACGGCCTACCCTCGCGGGGGCTTCCATTCCGATACGGCGACATTCTGCACGTAACCAACGCGTCCGACGACGAATGGTGGCAAGCCAG ACGGCTGGACTCGACGGACCCCGACGCCATCGGCATCATCCCGTCGAAGAAGCGCTGGGAGCGCAAGCAGCGCGCGCGCGACCGCCAGGTCAAGTTCCAGGGCCAGGGCACGCCCGTCAGCACG AGCCAATCAACTTTAGAAAGAAAGAAACGGACCTTGTCCTTCAGCAGGAGATTCCCCTTCATGAAGagcagagatgatggcaagtcTGAAGACGGATCCGACCAGGAAC CTTTCATGCTTTGTTATACACAAGAGGACACTAACGCCGATG GGGAAATCTTGTACCGAGTGGAACTTCCCATGATGGAGGAGATAACGCTCATTTATCTCGAGGACGAGA GTCAAGACGAGACGGTGTTGTCGTACGAGACGGTGCAGCAGCTGACGATCTCGTACACGCGGCCGGTGATCATCCTGGGGCCGCTCAAGGACCGCATCAACGACGACCTCATATCGGAGTTCCCGGACAAGTTCGGCAGCTGCGTGCCCC ACACAACGCGACAACGGCGCGACTACGAGGTGGACGGACGCGACTACCACTTCGTAGGCAGCCGGGAGCAGATGGAGAGGGACATTCAAAACCACCTGTTCATCGAGGCGGGCCAGTACAACGACAACCTGTACGGCACCTCCGTCGCTTCCGTCAGAGAGGTCGCCGAGAAG GGTAAACACTGCATTTTAGACGTGAGCGGAAATGCCATTAAGAGATTGCAAGTGGCACAACTTTATCCAATAGCCATATTTATTAAACCAAAGAGTGTAGAATCTATAAT ggAAATGAATAAGAGGATGACTGAGGAACAGGCAAAGAAAACTTTTGAGCGCGCTCTGAAAATGGAACAGGAGTTCGCCGAATACTTTACTG CGGTGGTGACGGGCGACACGCCGGAGGAGATCTACTCGAAGGTGAAGGCCGTGATCACGGCCGAGAGCGGCCCCAGCGTGTGGGTGCCGCGCCGCGAGCCGCTGTAG